AGCTGTTGGTTGACTGTCCGGAAATGGATTTGATCCTGTTGTAAAGTGTCGAATGGCTCATACCGATCTCAGCCGCCAGGACCTTGATCGTAAAACCAGGATCCGTCAAATGGCTCTCGACAATGCGGATACAATCTTTCAAAAAGTCTTTGTACTCCGAAGAGATCTTGAAATCGTTGGCCTGCAATGTGATCTCGTTGTAGAAATAGCGCTGCAGGTCGTTACGGTTTTTAAGGATCGCTCCTACCCGCGCCACGAGCAGCTCGGTGTCAAAAGGCTTGCTGATATAGTCATCCGCGCCGCCTTCAATGCCCTGCAAACGCACCTGCTGAGAAGTGCTCGCAGTGAGCAAGATCACGGGAATGTGGCTCACCGTCGTGTCGCTTTTCATTTGTTGGCACATTTCAATGCCCGTCATGCCTGTCATCATCACATCGCAGATCACAATGTCGGGTAAATGCTTTTTGGCCAATATCAAACCATCCTGGCCATTGTCTGCCTGCAAAAGTTTAAAAGTTTCTTTGAAAATCTGCCCGATATATTGCCTGATATCCGCATCATCATCAACGATCAGCATCACTTTTACGTCGGAACTCAGCTCGTCGACCACCATTTGTTGCCTGGATTTGGCAGTAGGGGTCATTATGATATCATCTGCCGAAAGTTCTTCCAGGAACACGGAGCCTCCTTCGGTTTGCAATGTGATTTCCTGATCAGGAACTAGGTCCGGGTGATTTTTAGGCAGTTCAATGCAGAAAACGGTGCCGCCTCCCCAATTAGGTTCATGCGAAATATGGCCAAAATGACTTTCAACGAAGGTTTTGGTTAAATACAGACCTATACCAAAACCTCCTTTCGAAGCAGCACGGCTATCCTGAAACTGATGAAACACCGAATAGATCTGGTCCTTGGCCTGCGGAGGAATGCCTGGCCCGGAATCCTTCACCAGGATTCGCACGTGCTGTTCCGTATCCGACAGTTCGAGACTGACTTTCCCGTTTCTGGGTGTAAATTTCAATGCATTAGAAACCAGGTTAAACAATGCAATTTCCAGCTTCTCACGGTCGCAGACTAATTCCAGCGCATCATTACCACAAATAAACTCGTACTCAACCTGCCTTTGTTCTGCCTGATGAATGAAGCATTGAAAAACTTCATAGGCGAGGTCGCGCAGATTATGAGAGGAGAGTTTGAGTTTGTCTGCTTTTAAATCCGCCTTCCTGAATAATAAAAGCTGGTCCACGAGGCTGAGGAGCCTTTTTGCATTGCGGTACACAATGTCGAGGCTACCATCCTGATTGCCGGAACTGTCTTTCAAAAGTTCTCTTACCGGGTTGATAATCAATGTAAGCGGCGTCCTGAATTCGTGGGAAATGTGTGTGAAAAAGGCCAGCTTTTTTTCGTTCAGCTCTTTTTCTTTTTGTGTTTCAAAATGGGCGAGCTGAATCTCGTATTTGAGTTTGGCTTGTCGCAATTTGTACAACTGATAAGAGTAAATAAGACCGATAATGACCGCCACGTAAAGCAAATAGGCCCACCAGGTTTGGTACCAAGGCGGCAAAATGCGGATTTCCAATGCAGCCGTATTCTCAAACCAGACACCGTCCTGGTTGGCTGTTTTGACCTTAAAATGGTATGTTCCTGCTGGCAGATAACGATACGTCGCCGAGCGCTCATCCTTCACATAGTTCCAATGTTCGTCGAGGCCTTCCAGTTTGTAGGCAAACCTGTTTCCTTCCGGAAAAGCATAGTTGAGTGACGTGTACTGAATTGAAAATACCGATTGTGTAGGTTGCAGCACCAGCTTGTTTTGGTCCGCAATGCCTTGTGACAGAATGGTTTCTCCGTCAATTTCCGCGCCGATCTCGACATTCCGGCCATAAAGCTGCAAGCCGGTAATCATTACTTTGGGTTGATAGGAAGACGTTTTTATGTCTTTGGGATAAAACAGGTTCCAGCCTTCGGTCCCGCCGAAACACATGAATCCATCTTTCACATTGTAAAGCGCGGAATTGGGGTTGAACTGACCTGCCTGCAACCCATTACTCTGGTCGTAGTTATCTATTTTGTTGTCGGTGAGGCTGATACTGGAAATCCCTTCATTGGTACTAACCCAAACTTTATCAACGTTCTCAGCCAGTATCGCATTGATTACATCATTGGCCAGCCCATTCTTTTCATTAAAATGTGTCGTCTGCTTTTTGACCGTGTCATACACCAACAACCCATTCCCCTCTGAGCCAATCCATAACCTTTGCCGGGCATCTACGTACAGCGAAAAAACAATGTGATTGGATAGATAGTCATCCTTTTTAGGATCATTAAAAAAGGACGTGAACCGCATACTCTTTACATCCAGGTAGTTGAGTCCGCCACCGTAGGTTCCGATCCATAAATTTCCTTTTTTGTCCTCTACGATCGCCCGCACATCATTGGAAGTGATGCTACTGTTGGACGGAACATAGTTTTTAAATTTCCCCGTTTTTCTATCCAGAAGCGCCAGTCCACTGCCATTAGTCCCGATCCAGATGTTCTTTTCGGAATCTTCAAAAATGGCCCTCACATCATTTCTGCCCAGGCTCGTCGGATCGGACGGGTCGTGCAAAAAGCGCTTGAATGAGTCCGTGGACTTGTTATATAAGAAGAGTCCCTGGGAGTAGCTTCCAAACCAAAGATCATTGCCGCTGTCCCGATATGCCGAAATAATCGCGCCGTCGGTCAGGCTGCCCGGCCGACCGTCCACTGTGTAATGTTTGACTACTTCGCCCGAACTTTTGGTTTTATAAATGCCGTCCCCGTCCGTTCCAAGCCATAAAAAACCGTCTTTGTCGATGCAAATGCCGTAGTAACGCAGGTAGCTTTCGGCGCGGTAGTCTTTTATTTTTTTATCAAACTTCCTGAATTTCTCGGCAATGCTGCTGATCAGGTACACACCCTCGCCATAAGTCCCCAGCCATATATTGGCATCCCTGTCCATATATATAGACTGGATCGAGCGCTGCGTGATACCTTCATGCTGCGAATCCGTAACCTTTTCGAATGCAAAGTCCGTTGGTTTGCGATTCTGGAATTCGCTCAGGTCCAGGCTGTACAAACCACCGTCCTGAACGCCTATCAGTAGTTTTTGCCGGTTATTTTCCTGAACGGAGAGATAAATATCACTGTGTAGCTGGGGTGAAACCTTCAAAATGTAAAACTTTCCTTCATCGCGTTTGAACAGGATGAGTCCTTTCGCCGACGCAATCCAGATGTTACCGAACCGGTCTTCATAAATATTGTTGATGCGGGCTTTCGGAACATCTTTCAGGTCCAGATTTGCCTTTGTGAGTTTTCTGTCTTTGCCAATCCTGAATACCTCCAATCCTGCGTCACGTGTGCCCAGCCAGAGCAGCCCGCGGGAATCTTCCTTTGCATTCAATATGGAATTTGTACCAAGCGACGCCAGCGTTTTTTGATTGTAATAAATAAAGCGCGAGTCTTTTTTGGTGAATAATGCAAAGCCAGAACCATTCAGCGATACCCACAAATTACCATCTCGGGCCTGCGAAATATCGCTCACGTCACTCCCCGAGCCATTTTTGTCCGGGTAGGGTGTATGTCTTCTGAATACTTCTTTTTGAGAAACGAACTCGTTAATACCATTCCGGGAGGTAGTCCAGATCGTGCCGTCCTTGTCGCGGAACACGGATTTAATGTAATTACCTGAGATGCTTTGCGGATCGTCGGGGTTGTGTTTAAAAACCTTGAATGAGGTGCCGTCGAAACGGTTAAGGCCGTCGCTGGTACCAAACCACATGAAGCCCGTGGTGTCCTGGACAATGCTGTTGACAATCCCAAACGATAAGCCTTCCTTTAACGAGTAGCGCAATACCCGGCCCGTCTCCTCCGCCTGAGCCATGCCATTGATAAAAAAGCAAAGCAATATCCCTACCAGCACATTTAAAGACCTATCGCTCAATAAGCCACGCCTTCGCCACATAATTTTTCAAGTTTTCTGATCAACATAGGTAGTAGGATCACTCTGACCGCTACTGCTATTTTGATACTAAAACTACAAATTATTACCTCCTAGAAAAACATTTCGGTACCTGGCGCGGATTAGATATCGCCGGTATTTATTCAGGGTTATCGTTTGATAATGACATGGCTGCTTTCAGTGCCGTCTTTGAGCTGAATTTTCAATAGGTACCGGCCGTTCATCAGATTCTTCGTGTTGATTTGTTCAACGGGGCCGCTGGCTTCGTATACATTCTCTCCGGCCAGGTCATAAATGTAGATTTTTTTAACCTGGCTATCGGTTAACAGCAATTGGAGTTGTTTGCCACCTTCTACCGGGTTAGGATAGACTATGGTTCCAGCACAGTCAAATTGAACGGATTGGATCTTGCTGTAAGCAAAACTTCCGTCTGTGTCGACCATTTTTAGCCGGTAATATACCAAGTTATGTGCGGGGCTGGGATCAGCGAAAGTATAATCTGTACTTTCAATGTCCGTGCCTTCGGTTAGCACACTACCAATTTGCTGCCAATCTCTGCCGGTTTGACTACGTTCAATTACAAAAAGTTCGCTATTGATTTCGCTGGCGGTACGCCAGGTAAGCAGGGCAGTTTGGCCTTCCGCATGAGCTTCAAAATTTTGAAGTACAACCGGTAAAGGAATACGCGGGTCTACTGCCGAAAAACAGCCTGCAAATTCCGGGAAGAAGCCATTAGTCTCCAATGTCGCCGGACTTACAAAGGTCCCTGTCGGATCTTCTCCAATGGATGCATAAAGGGCGAGATCTGGTGTCAAGTGCGCAAAAACATGTTGCGTCACATCATTTTGAAAAGTAACCAGGTAGTCATTCTCCCAAAAGCCTTTACAATCCAAATTAGGTAACAGGGTTTCAGTATCGCCGCTAATTGATGCGACTGAACAGGTACTTACATTAGCAGTTGCCTGTGCGGTTGATATTAAGTCCGGGCGGCCAGGATAGCTTCTTGTACATGTAACCTGATATTGCCCGGCACTGTAAACCTGGAAAGTATAACTGTCTTGACCAGCGACCATAAATCCCTCCTGGGTTTCATCCGTCCCCAATTTTTCCAACCTCAGAACCTGTCGGTACTGAATTCCGGTTGGTTGGACAGTTACAGTGATGTCAAAACAATGATTTTCCCGGTGGGCCTCAAAAGGAAAACAAGCATTCCCGCCATTGAAAAAGACATTAGGCGCTGGGGGGAGGGGCGGCGGCGCAGCCCGTATTAGTAATTAAGCCTTCTGCTATACCAAGTCCGAACCAAGGTAATATCAAGGGCGAAGCGTGCGGTGTGTTAAGATTATCACCTCTGCCATAGATAGCTGCAAAAGGTGTTTGACGGCCAGGCCCCATCACAGCATTGACGACTGTGGTGTTTAACATTTCCCTTTCGGTCTGTGTTGTTCTAGGGCCCTGGAAATCGATAGCGCTAAATGTTGGTACGAAAGCAAACCGAAACGTTTTGTCACTAAGAAATGCAATTACCCTATCCTCTACATAACTCACTCCACCGGGAAGGAAATCGTCATTGACTGAATTGTTATAGTTAATTGTTTTTAGGAGGAAGGTAGGGAATTTTGGAGGAATTTGTAAGACGGCTATTCTAAGGATCTGTTTGCTCTGCGAGAGATCATTAGTGTGAATATCGAAAGCCGTATTTCTTCTGAAACCGGGAACCCAACCCAGGACAATCCTGTCCCCATAATTAAAATCGTCGAAAAGAGATCTGTCTGAAGCGTCCATACTGCCATTGATCATGGCGATATTTCTGCATGTTGCGGGATATCCACCATTGCCGAGCGCTGTTAAGGCTGTGCGAAAAATGTCAAAATCGGGATGTTTGTTTCCGACACCTAAGTTAGGCTGCCCTCCCCAGTGCATGAGCATTTGCCGGGAGGAAGGCGCTTGCAAGGCATGGTAGTAATTAGCCCAAGTTCTGCTGAGTGCAAGCACAAGCAAATTTTCCATTACGTCTATGGGAATCTCCCAATACAGCTGAGTTAGCCCAATGGGAATATTAGCTCCCTGATGTGGGGTATCATGACATATTAAGTGGCTGACATGATGTTGCTGGGACGCATTTTCCATTTCTCTCAGCGCCCATCTTGAAACTAACCCACCCATACTTGTAGCTATTACAATCAGTTGGCTATTACCAACTTTAGTCTGATTGATTTCATTGATCACCGCCTTAAGGACTTGGGCATTGTTCTGAATGAAATCATGAGAATTTTGCCAGTCCAAGAAAACAGGGTCATAACCTTCAGCGGTGTAATCTTCCAGAACGCGTTGTTGGCCTCCTGTCCAAACTGCTTCCAGCTTATCCAGGTTTACATCCTCCCCGAGATCGGTTCCTTCTACAAGAAGAAGTGGCTTGTCGAAAACACCATCACAACCAAGAAGAATTCTGACATTGGCTCCTGGGACAGCGGAAGTACGATGGTTGGAACCGTTCCTATATGTGACTGTATCGAATGCTATCGGAGAGGTGGTAACCTGAAATTCTCTATTAGGTTTTTTTCGCTCGAATTGCATGACATTGACAACACTTTCAAACAAGTAGGATCCTTTAGGAGTTTGCAGCTTTATTTTGATAGCATTTTTCCCCAAGCTGTTGAATTTGTGATGAATCAATTGGTTTACAACTTTATAATTTGTAAATCCTTTTCCATCACTGAAATCAATTTCGATTGACTGAATGGAAGATGGGCGATTTGCGATCAAAAGATCGGGGCTTATTTTGAACTGTACCTCTGCCTGATAAACTTCCTCCTGTAAAACTGAAGCCGATAAGAAACGTATTCTTTCGTAATCTTGCGGGCTATTATTTTTGATACTATTCTTCTGCTCTGCTTCCTTTAATTGTTGTTCGTTCAGCAAAGTCCCTTCTACATCCAGAATACCAATGGGGATGATATTGTTCTTAGTTCTATTCTGGATGCTCGTTCCCGTTAAAAGTGAAAATTCTGGAAATATTTTTTGGTCTTTGACTAACTGTGCGCGAGAGAGCCTCACGTAAAGATTTTCCCAATTTTCGGCATTCGAAAATGTTTGCTTTTGATTTGGTTTTAGATTTCGAAACTGGTCTTGTTCGGCTGAATTAAACATGGACAAGTTTAGTAAGATGCCATTTTTGATCGCGGTGAGGTCTAATTTTGAAAGTTCAGTGTTGATCTTTTCCTGGTAAGTTGCACTGTTTTGGGAATAGGTGACATTAATGGCCAGAATAAAAAGGGAAATAAATACCGTTGTTTTTGATGAAGTGTAAATTTTATTCATTTTTAGCTGATTAGATGAAGATTTAAGCTACTTGTACAGTTTAAAATCGTATTGCGTCTTTCCGCCAATTTCTGCCGGGCAACAATAATTAATCTTTCTTCCATTAATATATAATTGCCATCCTTATCGGTAGTAATCCGTAGTAACCCTTTTTGACCCGATATATTCTTATATGCTACAAAAACGACGTCGATGCTATCGACACCATCCCCGCCGATTTCAGTTACCTGCCCATATACAGTACTGGTTCGAGAAAGCTTATCGCACCCTTGCAAGCTGATCAATGGCCATATTAATACAACCATTAGCTTTGACCAGGAAGGTCGTTTCGAATTTGATTGTGCTGATCTCATTTCCGTCAAATATGTATGAAATATGTAAGTAACCTGTGTTGTCTTAATGCTGGATTTAACAAACGGCGGGGATATTAATTATTTAATGGTAGGAATAAAAACGAGTGAATCCAATTCATTTTTAGCTGATTAGATGAAGACTGAAACTACTTGTACAGTTTAAAATCGTATTGTGTCTTTCCCCCAATTTTTGCCGGGCAACAATCATTTGTTTGTTTTCCATTAATGAATACTTCGTGTCCGCGGTAAATTTTGGTGAATTTTGGGTTTCCGCCAGTTGGAATAACAACGTTCAATTCTCCATACCCTTTGGGCACATCCACGGTTCCGCTATAATTACCATCTTTATCAGTTGTAATACGCAATAGGCCAATTTCACCAGAAATCATCTTATTTGCCGCAAACAAGACATCAATGCTATCGACACCAGACCCGCCAATTTCCGTTACTCTCCCATAAACAGTACTGGTGCGAGAAAGCTTATCACACCCCTGCAAGCTGATCAATGGCCATATCAGGATAATGATTAGCTTGGACCAGGAAGGTCGTTTCGAATTGGTTTGTGTTGATCTCATTTCTGTCAAATATGTATGAAATATGTAAGCAACCTGTGTTGTCTTAATGCTGAAATGATCAAGCGGTGGGGATATCAATTATTTAATGGTAGGAATAAAAATGAATGAATCCAATCCATTTTTAGCTGATTAGATGAAGATTTAAGCTATTTATACAGTTTAAAATTGTATTGTGTCTTTCCGCCAATTTTGGACGGACAACAGTCATTAGTTTTATCGCCGTTAACGTAAACTTCAAAACCTCGATAGACTTTGGAAAATTTCGGATTTGCACTGTATGGGATGATTATGGTCAACGTTCCATAGCCTTTAGGTACATCCACAGTACCGCTATAATTGCCATCTTTATCGGTTGTAACCCGAATTAATGCCTTTTCATCTGCAATGCTCCTGTATGCCGAAAACGTTACATCAATGCTGTCAACGCCAGCCCCGCCAATTTCAGTTACTCTCCCATATACAGTACTGGTTCGAGAAAGCTTATCGCACCCTTGCAAGCTGATCAATGGCCATATTAATACAACCATTAGCTTTGACCAGGAAGGTGGTTTCGAATTTGATTGTGCTGATCTCATTTCTATCAATTAAGTATGAAATGTATAAGTAGCCCGTGTTGCCTTCATGCTGAAATGATCAAACGGCGGGGATATTAATTATCTAACGGTAAGAATAATTTTAAGTTTACTTAGGGCTGAGATTAGTATTTTAATGAGTAAAAAAAAGTTGTTCAAAACACATCATAAAAACCCCAGTAAATAAAGAAAAATATCAAGGTCAGATATACGACATTATTCAGCGTCAAAAGCAATTTGGAAGGCATACGCCAGGTTTTTTGGCCAAAGACTTTGAAATTAATTCTCAAAAACGGGACGATGAGCAGTAGTAGGACGAAAGGAAGGTAGGCAGCTATGTTTTTCAACGAAAATTGAATGTCCTGGTAGGGAGCTTTACTATAAAATATAGCGGGGTTTCTTGTCAAAATGAACATATAATATAGCATTGGAATGCTGATAGCGAACAACATCAGTTTAAATCCAATGTAAGAATCCTGAATGCGGTCCGTTGTTTTTAGGCTTACCAAATAGCTGATTAAAAAATAGATAGCAGAAAAACCAAAAATTCCGCCACAGAAAAGCAGGAAAAGAAAAACGCGTTTGTCGTTTTGTGGGACTTTGTAATTGGCCAATCTTTCGTATTCCGCATTGGTCGGGAACAGCGAAGCAATTTCAATGGTATGGTCACCTTTGGCCAGTTCCTGTTTCAAATTGAATTTAACTTCCTTACTGTAATCATGGTAAAAATACAAGCTGAAATCTCCTTTTTCGAGATCCGCAACGGAGGAATACATGGTGCCGTCACCCATCTTTTCCCGGCATTCGTGCATGGTGTCTACCAATGCCAGGCAATAGTTTTTGGGCGTACCGGACTGGTGTTTATTAATGTACTCCCGGCCTCTTCGATACCGGTCCCAATCCAATCTTTTATTTTCAGGTGTTACCGACGGACAAAAGTTGGCAATAATGTATTTATCATCATTTCCTATTATTACCGTATCCGGTTCCATGATCAGGTAATGCCCCGATTTATCTGCGAAAAATAGCTCCCCATTGCTGATCCCGTGTCTGTTGTATTGGCTCGCATATTCCCTGACATCTTCCACAGTTTTGCAGTTTTGCATAATGTCTCTGACGAATGTCCTGAAATTGGTAACGTTTTTTTTCGACGGATCAACTTTGATATTTGCTTTATAAATTGTCAGTCCGTCAAAGGCCAGGCCAGCCTCATTCATTCCTCCCTGCGCGAAAAAATCGCTGTAGCTCACATATAATGCCCCTAATTTTCCCGGCGGCGCATTAACAAAAGTAATTCTGGATCCAGTCTTCCATGAATCTTCATTATTGCCCAAATAGGTCTTACCATTAATCGTTACTTTGCACATGCTGCACGCCACGCTATTGTGACTTAGCATTGGCATAAAAGCAATCAATAACACAACAAAAATACGGAGAGTCATCATCAGAGGAGTTTATTATCAGTAACTTATGATGTTCTTCAATTATTGTGGGAATGGGCTGTGGAAATTTTTTGGGTATACAGTTTGTTAACTCACATGAAATCAGGTACGAAAAACCTCATAACGCATGATTTGGAATGTATTTAAGGGCCTCGCCCTTGGTTTTTTGCTATTTATTTTTGGCTCCATCTTATGGCATCTGTTTGAAACAAGTCACATGAAGACCGTGTGGGTAAACAGTTGTGATGGCGCGGCTGGCCAAAGTTTAAAAGCGCTCAGTAAACTGGTGAAGAACAGCTGGTTCGAAAGAAAACATAACGACGTGCAAGTTATTTCTGATGGCCAATGCATGTTCTATAAGTTTTATCAAAAGCCAGGTGCATTATATTTTGGACAGGACATGGCGAGCGGACACCGAGTAGGTGTTGCGATGACCACAACTGAACTGCATCAGTTTGCAGACACAGTCTCTTCTCACACATCTTTTCAAAAGATGTTGGACTACCTGGCGGCAAGAGCGAAGACGCATCCCGCGCCGGCGCACAAGTTTTAGAAAGAATAGATAAAAGATTTCATTTAACCTTTGCAGAAAGCATAAAGCCCCATACTGCAAATGCTAAACAGCTTATTCCTGGAACAAGAAACAACATATTCCAATAGGGCGTTGTAAAGATAGAGGACATGATTGCCGTTGTGACCAGCAATGCTACAACCGCAGCTGCTCTAAATAAATTACGGCTTGCCGCTTCGCGGGAAATTGCCAGAAGCAGTACACTGATTGAGAGGATATCAAGCCCATCATGTCGCCATATATGGTCAGAATAAGTTGTCACTGCATTAACTCCGACTTCGGTTTGAAACATATTCATGAGAGCCGGGAAAAAGGTCGTGATCACGCCGAATATGAACCAGAAAGCAGCCATTGCGGTAAAATAAACTTTTGAAGGGTTGGGTTTTGTGTTTTCCATTTTGTTCGATTGCGAGTTACAGTTAGTGAGGGAGTTAAGTCTTTGATTATGGGTAGCTAATGTATTCAATTTACAAAACTCTTACTAACTTTTTTGAGCGCACAGTTGCCCAATCCCCCTGAAAACACAAAATGCCCTTAGCATTGCTAAGAGCATTTGTGACCAGAAGGAGAGTCGAACTCCCATACCCGAAGGCACTACCCCCTCAAAGTAGCGTGTCTACCAATTTCACCACCTGGCCGTGATTTTGTGATGCAAAAGTAATATTTTAATAATACGTCGCAAGACTTTGGCAGCATGTTTTTTGAATCGCCAGACTCCTAGGTGGACAACGGACGGCCCGCCGGAATGTTAATGCGCTGACGGTTTGTCGGGTATGCTGCTTTTTTGGCCGTGAATTTAGCGGTAACATATTCTACCATATCAATTTCGCCGGTTATGGTGTCGCCAACCAGCTTTCCGTAAAAGGTCATCACCACATTATCGCCCGGCACACTGTACCTGCTTTGGAACCGCACCTCGTCACCGTCAATGTTGCCGACCAGTTCTCTGGTTGCAAATTCACCCTTATGCGTGCCGAAAAGCCAATTGCCGTCCTGTTTTTCGATCAGGAAAGTATGCTTGCTTTTGCTGGTATAAAAATCAATACTCACTTCCCATCTGCCGCTCACGTCTGCCGAAGGCGCTTTCATTTGCGCCTCTGCTTTCGGTGCGCTGCGTTTGCGGGAAAGGATCTCGTGTACGCGCTCGGCCACGATCTTGTCATTGCCTGGCCCCATCATATAGGAAGCAATGGAAATAGAAGTGGTCGGAGCCGCCGAAGTATTTGCTGCCGCGCCTGCCTGAGATCTGCGGAAACCGGTTCCTACCGCGATCCGCGGTTTTGTCGTCGATAGTTCGTCGGCTACTTCCTGGCCGGTAATATTCAACTTGGTCGGGTCCCAGGTAATGGTCAGGTTGGGCGTGGCGTTGTTGAGTGCACCCTCTTCTGGTTCGCGGATCACCGCCTGCACGCTGTCAATGCCCGATACTTTCTTCACAATGGTGTCCAGCCACGAAACCCACGTTTTCATTTCAGCTTTATGGTCGCGGACAGCCCATGCTTCCACGGCAGCCAGCATTCCCACAACCTCTTCACGGCCGATCTTGTTGTCGCGGCAAGGGCCGTGGTGCGGAGCGCTCGCTTGCCATGCCGACATTAAAATATCCTTACTACCCAGCATCAAACCTGCACATTGCGGCCCGCGGATCACTTTTCCGCCACTATATGCTACCACGGAAGCGCCTGCCTGCAAGTGAATGTTCGGAATGGTCAGTCTTTCCGCAGCGGCGTCTACCAAAATTGGTACATTCAATGGTTTGGCTAGTTTGGCCACATTCCGGACCGACCACGGATCGCCGCCGGGCATCATGTAGATCATAGCAGTGCGGGGGTTCAATGCATTTTGGAGTTCTTCCAGCGTATCCACCGTGATGATTTTTACGCCGCAGTTGCGTATCGCATGGTCGTACACGTTGCGGGACGAGCGCGGGATAATTACTTCTGTTTTTTCAAAACCTTCGAGGTTAGGGATGCGGATCAGTTTCTCAGGATTTCCGCCAGC
The genomic region above belongs to Dyadobacter pollutisoli and contains:
- a CDS encoding PLP-dependent transferase translates to MKRREILKELSLLPLAGGVVSNAFGESDRKNNWFKKTAAAVSAPGPLKAGPQIYQSIGVEPIINCRGTFTIIGASIELPEVRQAMEYACQYNVQIDELAFGVGQRLAEITGAEWGMVSAGCAAGMNEVTAGIIAGGNPEKLIRIPNLEGFEKTEVIIPRSSRNVYDHAIRNCGVKIITVDTLEELQNALNPRTAMIYMMPGGDPWSVRNVAKLAKPLNVPILVDAAAERLTIPNIHLQAGASVVAYSGGKVIRGPQCAGLMLGSKDILMSAWQASAPHHGPCRDNKIGREEVVGMLAAVEAWAVRDHKAEMKTWVSWLDTIVKKVSGIDSVQAVIREPEEGALNNATPNLTITWDPTKLNITGQEVADELSTTKPRIAVGTGFRRSQAGAAANTSAAPTTSISIASYMMGPGNDKIVAERVHEILSRKRSAPKAEAQMKAPSADVSGRWEVSIDFYTSKSKHTFLIEKQDGNWLFGTHKGEFATRELVGNIDGDEVRFQSRYSVPGDNVVMTFYGKLVGDTITGEIDMVEYVTAKFTAKKAAYPTNRQRINIPAGRPLST